A genomic region of Corticium candelabrum chromosome 6, ooCorCand1.1, whole genome shotgun sequence contains the following coding sequences:
- the LOC134180807 gene encoding multiple epidermal growth factor-like domains protein 10, with the protein MKFSLYLGVERASAIVLLLTVLCTQCAASLTGSNVCTARVSQILSVRVTTTERFTERSRTRCWDIWGWFSCTVTRVRYRTRYKTVYSMTYQTKYFCCSGYSPVGNTCKPVCSSTCKNSGTCASPELCQCVSGWTGSQCATPECDPGCATKGGTCTAPFTCLCPAGLSGSSCQTVCRGDRFGQNCAQRCLCKNGALCNPATGVCTCTAGWEGMNCDQACPTGTYGLGCSSCTCENGASCDRVTGVCTCPPGYYGNLCEHRCSAWMFGHSCSHTCLCKKSNTFNCSHVNGRCECRDGWRGAICTEECPHSLNMSNCELNCTCQNGGTCDPYTGNCSCPPGFIGDNCEKNCSTNTYGFRCEQKCTCVNSGLCNTVDGTCTCVGHWVGQYCEKPCSDDWEYWNGTACIACSCERTNSQRCNQSSGECECSDGWAQPSCNASCRKGTYGYQCHRRCQCQNGAYCNPVDGSCICTNGYNGTFCDQLCPYGTYGSYCRGSCGCQNDGVCSYVDGSCSCLHGWHGASCELKCDSGFYGDRCRQQCLCLNGATCDHVHGSCTCTEGWLGDNCTEKCSAFRFGKDCVQDCNCDNAESCSNVDGTCHCKPGWIGSTCSDPCTPGLWGHDCSYNCTCHNGGTCDHELGDCNCTEGWTGSTCSQPCDKGMYGQDCKQHCDCEFDYCNARDGTCLCPEGRTGPRCDQSCQSGFYGRNCEKECDCKFSNCDPYNGTCLCPSGWIGRRCDQVGSREEQTDTKDASSMGAIWGGVGSGVAALLVILTIILVIVIRRKKRADTKSVSYANIREGQVTIESTRPNDSTAASGEAYDTLNHFQEAVENNNSSRTMLSNTDTYSRLMKTNPMYGNPEDPSDGTGNVSLFPDQDEQLHSRKPLPTVQNVNNPYYDVGAVFSAGTARLTTEEPFYETADAVRQDDK; encoded by the exons ATGAAGTTTTCTCTGTATTTGGGAGTAGAGAGAGCGTCAGCGATTGTCTTGTTGCTAACGGTTCTTTGCACGCAATGCGCTGCCAGTCTCACTGGCTCCAACGTATGCACCGCTCGTGTCAG CCAAATACTGTCTGTGAGAGTTACTACGACGGAACGTTTCACCGAGAGGTCCAGAACGCGGTGTTGGGATATCTGGGGCTGGTTTTCCTGCACAGTCACACG GGTTCGGTATAGAACTAGGTACAAAACAGTATATTCGATGACATACCAAACGAAGTACTTCTGTTGTTCTGGATACTCGCCTGTAGGCAACACATGCAAAC CTGTGTGCTCGTCTACTTGCAAGAACTCTGGAACGTGTGCGAGTCCGGAGCTATGCCAGTGCGTGTCCGGATGGACGGGATCTCAATGTGCAACAC CTGAATGTGATCCTGGCTGTGCTACAAAGGGTGGAACCTGTACGGCTCCGTTTACCTGCCTCTGTCCAGCAGGGCTGTCAGGCTCTTCATGTCAAACAG TATGCAGAGGTGACCGATTTGGACAGAATTGTGCTCAGAGGTGCTTGTGCAAGAACGGAGCTTTATGTAACCCGGCTACAGGAGTATGTACCTGCACGGCTGGATGGGAAGGAATGAACTGCGATCAGGCATGTCCAACAGGAACATATGGCCTAGGGTGCTCCTCCTGTACGTGCGAGAATGGAGCATCTTGTGACCGCGTCACTGGAGTTTGCACTTGTCCTCCCGGATATTACGGAAACTT ATGCGAGCATCGCTGCTCCGCCTGGATGTTCGGTCACAGTTGCAGCCACACTTGTCTATGCAAAAAATCGAACACTTTCAACTGCAGTCACGTGAATGGTCGTTGTGAATGTCGGGACGGCTGGAGAGGTGCAATTTGCACGGAAGAATGCCCTCACAGTCTCAACATGTCCAACTGCGAATTAAACTGCACATGCCAGAACGGCGGAACATGTGATCCTTATACGGGAAATTGCAG CTGTCCTCCTGGCTTTATTGGTGACAACTGCGAGAAAAATTGCTCTACAAATACGTACGGTTTCAGATGTGAACAAAAGTGCACGTGTGTTAACAGCGGATTATGCAACACCGTCGACGGGACATGCACTTGTGTTGGGCATTGGGTCGGTCAATACTGTGAGAAAC CCTGTTCAGACGACTGGGAGTACTGGAATGGAACAGCTTGTATTGCTTGTTCTTGTGagagaacaaacagccaaag GTGTAATCAGTCCAGCGGTGAGTGTGAGTGCTCTGACGGTTGGGCACAGCCGTCGTGCAATGCAAGTTGCCGGAAAGGAACATATGGCTACCAGTGCCACCGTCGATGTCAGTGTCAGAACGGTGCATACTGTAACCCAGTGGACGGATCATGCATCTGCACTAATGGCTACAATGGAACATT TTGTGATCAACTTTGTCCGTACGGAACGTATGGGTCCTACTGCAGAGGGTCATGTGGATGTCAGAATGATGGCGTTTGCTCTTACGTCGATGGGTCGTGCTCTTGCTTGCACGGGTGGCATGGTGCCTCTTGTGAATTGAAATGTGATAGTGGCTTCTACGGTGATCGTTGCCGTCAACAATGTTTGTGTCTGAATGGCGCAACTTGTGATCATGTCCATGGATCGTGTACTTGTACTGAGGGATGGCTGGGAGACAATTGTACTGAAAAATGTTCG GCATTTCGGTTTGGAAAAGACTGTGTACAAGATTGTAATTGTGATAATGCTGAGAGTTGTAGTAACGTGGACGGCACATGCCACTGCAAACCTGGTTGGATTG GTTCTACCTGCTCTGATCCGTGTACTCCCGGACTATGGGGTCATGATTGTAGTTACAACTGTACCTGTCACAATGGAGGGACTTGCGATCACGAACTTGGAGACTGCAACTGCACAGAAGGATGGACAGGGAGCACATGTTCACAAC CATGCGACAAAGGCATGTATGGTCAAGATTGTAAACAACACTGTGATTGCGAATTTGACTACTGTAATGCAAGAGATGGCACTTGCTTGTGTCCAGAAGGTCGGACCGGACCTCGTTGTGATCAGA GTTGTCAAAGTGGATTTTATGGTCGCAACTGTGAAAAAGAGTGCGACTGCAAATTCTCAAATTGTGATCCGTACAACGGGACGTGCTTGTGTCCTTCTGGATGGATTGGACGCCGCTGCGACCAAG TTGGATCGAGGgaggaacagacagacacaaaggaTGCATCTAGCATGGGTGCTATATGGGGCGGAGTTGGAAGTGGCGTAGCCGCGCTTCTTGTGATCTTGACTATTATACTGGTGATAGTAATTCGACGAAAGAAGCGTGCGGACACCAAGAG TGTGAGCTATGCGAACATTCGTGAAGGTCAAGTGACAATAGA ATCAACACGACCTAATGATTCTACTGCGGCATCTGGTGAAG CATACGACACGCTCAATCACTTCCAGGAAGCTGTGGAAAACAACAACTCGTCAAGGACAATGCTATCAAATACCGATACCTACAGTAGACTGATGAAAACAAACCCGATGTATGGCAACCCTGAAGATCCCTCTGATGGCACAGGGAACGTATCGTTATTTCCAGATCAAGATGAGCAGCTGCACTCTAGGAAACCGTTGCCAACAGTGCAGAACGTTAACAATCCGTACTATGACGTTGGAGCTGTATTTAGTGCTGGTACTGCTCGTCTTACTACAGAGGAGCCATTTTATGAGACTGCAGATGCAGTGCGTCAGGATGATAAATGA
- the LOC134180804 gene encoding uncharacterized protein LOC134180804 — translation MGGVTLVKECLFLFSLGAHCTSVSFNVTVSVNVRVGVSVGVSVGVGVSVGVGVSVGVGVSVGVGVSVGVGVSVGVGVSVGVSVGVSVGVSVGVSVGVSVGVSVGVSVGVSVGVSVGVSVGVSVGVSIVL, via the exons ATGG gTGGAGTCACACTGGTCAAGGAGTGCCTCTTTCTGTTCTCATTAGGTGCTCACTG CACCAGCGTCAGTTTCAACGTCACCGTCAGCGTTAACGTCAGGGTCGGCGTCAGCGTCGGCGTCAGCGTCGGAGTCGGCGTCAGCGTCGGAGTCGGCGTCAGCGTCGGAGTCGGCGTCAGCGTCGGAGTCGGCGTCAGCGTCGGAGTCGGCGTCAGCGTCGGAGTCGGCGTCAGCGTCGGCGTCAGCGTCGGCGTCAGCGTCGGCGTCAGCGTCGGCGTAAGCGTCGGCGTCAGCGTCGGCGTAAGCGTCGGCGTCAGCGTCGGCGTCAGCGTCGGCGTCAGCGTCGGCGTCAGCGTCGGCGTCAGCGTTGGCGTCAGcatcgtactgtga